A genomic stretch from Erigeron canadensis isolate Cc75 chromosome 9, C_canadensis_v1, whole genome shotgun sequence includes:
- the LOC122582123 gene encoding RNA-binding protein Y14A-like, protein MANNIPGVDAVDFEADDDDLMEEDDMDSTSAHIPKLKSAITGGGPVKKTKGRGFREETTTTDDRLSGRFDSLHSDGGPGPERSIEGWIILVTGIHEEAQEDDLQNAFGEFGEIKNLHLNLDRRTGFVKGYALIEYESFEEAEKAIATMDGGELLTQIVNVDWAFSKGPFKRRNNRRRSPHGRRSRSPRRRF, encoded by the exons ATGGCGAACAACATTCCAGGTGTGGACGCGGTGGATTTCGAagcagatgatgatgatctaatGGAAGAAGATGACATGGACAGCACGTCAGCTCATATTCCAAAACTCAAATCCGCCATAACCGGTGGTGGGCCCgtcaagaaaacaaaaggccgtGGCTTTCGTGaagaaacaacaacaacagatGATCGTTTGTCTGGTCGCTTTGATTCCCTTCATTCCGACGGCGGTCCTGGTCCTGAACGAT CAATTGAAGGTTGGATTATTCTGGTTACTGGAATACATGAAGAAGCCCAGGAGGATGACTTGCAAAATGCATTTGGAGAGTTTGGGGAGATCAAAAATTTGCATCTGAATCTTGATCGTCGAACTGGTTTTGTCAAG GGCTATGCACTGATTGAATATGAAAGCTTTGAGGAAGCAGAGAAAGCTATAGCCACAATGGATGGAGGTGAACTGCTGACTCAGATAGTAAATGTGGACTGGGCATTTAGCAAAGGCCCTTTCAAAAGGAGAAATAACAGGAGGAG ATCACCTCATGGACGTCGGTCAAGAAGCCCAAGGAGAAGATTTTGA
- the LOC122582137 gene encoding glucan endo-1,3-beta-glucosidase-like codes for MAIKFILFGLLVNVLIFTDAQSVGVCYGRNGDGLPSQRDVVALYRSNGIGKMRIYDPDMATLEALRGTNIEVMLGVPNDVLESLNDQNRANTWVNDNVQKYSDVNFKYIAVGNEVDPNNENSRYVNFVLPAMQNVHSAIKGAGLDNQIKVSTATYTGLLVTSFPPSNGAFHENVKGFIEPIIKFLAQNNLPMLANIYPYIGYLGDPNGNLPYALFTAPGIVVTDPNGRQYSNLFDAMLDAHYAAQAPLGGENVEIVVSESGWPSEGDRGATVDNARTYNNNLIRHVKGTTGTPLKPGRSIETYLFAMFDENKKGGAETEKHFGIFSPNQQPKYQLSFN; via the exons ATGGCAATAAAGTTCATTCTATTTGGTCTACTTGTAAATGTTCTCATATTCACAG ATGCACAATCCGTAGGTGTGTGCTACGGGCGAAATGGTGACGGTTTACCCTCACAACGAGACGTCGTAGCTCTTTACAGAAGCAACGGCATAGGCAAGATGCGGAtttacgatccagatatggcTACTCTTGAAGCACTTAGAGGAACCAATATTGAAGTCATGCTTGGTGTTCCTAATGATGTTTTGGAGTCCCTTAATGATCAAAACAGGGCAAATACATGGGTTAATGACAATGTACAAAAGTACTCGGATGTCAACTTTAAATACATTGCTGTTGGAAATGAAGTCGATCCAAATAACGAAAATAGTCGATACGTAAATTTTGTACTCCCAGCGATGCAAAATGTTCACAGTGCTATTAAAGGCGCGGGCCTAGATAACCAAATTAAGGTCTCGACCGCAACCTATACAGGTCTTTTGGTGACCTCGTTTCCACCTAGCAATGGTGCATTTCACGAAAATGTGAAAGGATTTATCGAACCAATAATAAAATTTCTAGCCCAAAATAACTTGCCAATGCTAGCTAACATTTATCCTTATATTGGTTACCTTGGTGACCCTAATGGAAATCTACCATATGCATTGTTCACCGCACCAGGAATAGTTGTGACCGACCCTAACGGTCGTCAATACTCCAACCTTTTTGACGCGATGTTAGATGCTCATTATGCGGCTCAAGCTCCTCTTGGTGGCGAAAATGTGGAGATTGTAGTGTCCGAAAGTGGATGGCCATCAGAAGGCGACCGTGGGGCAACAGTGGACAATGCGAGGACTTACAATAACAACTTGATCCGACATGTCAAAGGGACAACGGGGACGCCATTAAAGCCTGGAAGATCTATAGAGACATATTTGTTTGCGATGTTTGACGAAAACAAAAAAGGCGGAGCGGAGACAGAGAAACATTTTGGGATATTTTCTCCAAACCAACAACCAAAGTATCAGCTAAGCTTCAATTAG